A single genomic interval of Lathyrus oleraceus cultivar Zhongwan6 chromosome 7, CAAS_Psat_ZW6_1.0, whole genome shotgun sequence harbors:
- the LOC127106116 gene encoding protein MIZU-KUSSEI 1, producing MATSVTTVDCHKQVRSWRLLRSLMQLLIPTCNRSTILEDQDSISNKIHQHSNYTSSLTTSTTITGTIFGYRKGKISFCIQPNSNSTTPILLLELAVPTSTLAREMRGGTLRIALESSDDNGRSSPLLSTPFWTMYCNGKKVGYAVKRKASNTDFEVLSLMSSVDVGTGVMKCREEDDEVMYLRGSFKRVGGGSSECESFHLIDHERDHNVHQELSIFFFRSR from the coding sequence ATGGCCACTAGCGTTACAACAGTGGACTGCCACAAACAAGTCAGATCATGGAGACTGTTACGTTCTCTCATGCAACTATTAATCCCAACTTGCAACCGTTCCACCATTCTTGAAGATCAAGATTCAATATCAAACAAAATTCACCAACACTCCAACTATACTTCTTCACTCACAACATCCACCACAATCACAGGCACAATATTTGGATACCGCAAAGGAAAAATAAGTTTCTGTATTCAACCAAACTCAAACTCCACAACACCGATTCTCCTCTTAGAGCTAGCAGTACCAACGAGTACTCTAGCTAGAGAAATGCGAGGAGGAACACTGAGAATCGCGCTAGAGAGTAGCGACGACAACGGAAGATCTTCGCCGCTGTTGTCGACGCCATTTTGGACTATGTACTGTAATGGAAAAAAGGTTGGTTATGCTGTTAAAAGAAAGGCTTCAAATACTGATTTTGAAGTTCTTAGTTTGATGAGTTCGGTTGATGTTGGAACTGGAGTAATGAAGTGCAGagaagaagatgatgaagttATGTATCTGAGAGGTAGCTTTAAGAGAGTTGGTGGTGGATCTTCTGAATGTGAATCTTTTCATTTGATTGATCATGAGAGAGATCATAATGTTCATCAAGAACTTAGTATTTTCTTTTTCAGGTCAAGGtga